A window of the Dictyostelium discoideum AX4 chromosome 4 chromosome, whole genome shotgun sequence genome harbors these coding sequences:
- the ponH gene encoding ponticulin-related protein produces MKLLNSLVLLAALCAITANGKIVEDTPDPSTVYNLFQLSSSDGGCDPAGTHSPDANVNVSVDKCRNVCNKNIKISKGTSTNQFTFQTYNDNSCSQATSDQALSFTCSDNVKKQLGTSIYSVICSTGSDSTNPTSTPSTTPSATPTVTPSTTPTVTPTVTPSTTPTVAPTVPPTTPPSTTTGSGSTVVASFGLIVSILLASLAL; encoded by the exons atgaaacttttaaataGTCTTGTTTTATTAGCAGCTCTTTGTGCTATTACTGCAAATGGAAAAATTGTTGAAG aTACACCAGATCCATCAACAGTTTATAATTTGTTTCAATTAAGTTCATCAGATGGAGGATGTGACCCAGCTGGTACCCATTCACCAGATGCCAATGTTAATGTATCAGTTGATAAATGTAGAAATGTTTGTaacaaaaatataaagatcTCAAAGGGAACCTCAACAAATCAATTCACATTCCAAActtataatgataattcatGTAGTCAAGCCACATCAGATCAAGCATTATCATTCACATGTTCAGACAATGTTAAGAAACAATTAGGAACAAGTATTTATAGTGTCATTTGTAGTACTGGTAGTGATTCCACAAATCCAACAAGTACTCCATCCACCACTCCATCTGCTACCCCAACTGTCACTCCATCCACCACTCCAACTGTTACCCCAACTGTCACTCCATCCACCACTCCAACTGTTGCCCCAACTGTTCCTCCAACTACTCCTCCATCCACAACAACTGGATCTGGTTCTACCGTGGTTGCATCATTTGGTTTAATTGTTTCTATTTTATTGGCTTCATTAGCTctttaa
- the dnaja5 gene encoding hypothetical protein (DnaJ homolog subfamily A member 5): MNTKLRCYYEVLGIEKSAKQDEIKISYRKLALMWHPDKNQHQLSIAEEKFKEINNAYTVLSDPNERKWYDDHREAILRGGRGGSGDGDDDDDEINLWPYFNTSIFTSFNDNDETGFFKIYSRIFEIIDKIEEGEETINEYHHHPPKFGDSTTPIAEVLKFYSFWKDFVTKKKFTSSDLYHLSDAPNRQIKRLMEKENQKERSKARSAYNERVRHLASFIYNHDKRITEYQKKCLEETERKQREAEIQKQLDEEERQKQIKKFKEEKQREYQLAKQQGLYKDDDDNLYQDNSNNSNFCIICDKAFKSEGQLENHQNSNKHKQELARIRKAVSLDDELLPEDNNSNNNSNNNSSNNNNTNGNDSNEDEDEDDEDNNKNKKSKKSKKAKKKSKKVINSQMFNEKSDEFVFGLVNKNKKKSKPQKFIESEEEEEEEEDLKENKNLSNDDDDDDDDNLNSEDEDDLLVTSMLKNFVLTKEKKKNLKEQREKEEKENKIQDDENESEQDSNNEDREDDDYDDEDEEEDEEEDGDKKVKKDNKKDNKKNTTTTTTTTTTSATTTTKSKGKAKEKREKKEEKKQQQQQQQGQTGGSGESLFCNVCKGEFPSRNKLFQHIKETKHAQAVPSSGVSSGNKKKK; encoded by the coding sequence atgaatacaAAATTAAGATGTTATTATGAAGTATTAGGTATTGAAAAATCAGCAAAAcaagatgaaattaaaatatcttatAGAAAATTAGCATTAATGTGGCATCCAGATAAGAATCAACATCAATTATCAATTGCAGAAGAGAAATTTAAAGAGATTAATAATGCTTATACAGTATTATCAGATCCAAATGAAAGAAAATGGTATGATGATCATAGGGAAGCGATTTTACGTGGTGGTAGAGGTGGTTcaggtgatggtgatgacgatgatgatgaaattaatttatggCCATATTTCAATACATCGATTTTCACATCAttcaatgataatgatgaaactggtttctttaaaatttattcaagAATTTTTGAAATCATTGACAAAATCGAAGAAGGTGAAGAAACCATCAACGAATATCACCACCATCCACCAAAATTTGGTGATTCAACAACACCGATTGCAgaggttttaaaattttacagTTTTTGGAAAGATTTTGtaacaaaaaagaaattcacATCATCTGATCTCTACCATTTATCAGATGCACCAAATAGACAAATCAAACGTTTAATGGAGAAAGAGAATCAAAAGGAAAGATCGAAAGCAAGATCAGCCTACAACGAAAGGGTTAGACATTTAGCATCATTCATCTATAATCATGATAAGAGAATAACAGAATATCAAAAGAAATGTTTAGAAGAAACTGAAAGAAAACAAAGAGAAGCtgaaattcaaaaacaattagatgaagaagaaagacaaaaacaaattaaaaaattcaaagaaGAGAAACAAAGAGAATATCAACTTGCCAAACAACAAGGTCTCtataaagatgatgatgataatctTTATCaagataattcaaataattcaaatttttgtATAATTTGTGATAAAGCTTTTAAATCTGAAGGTCAATTAgaaaatcatcaaaattcaaataaacatAAACAAGAATTAGCTAGAATTAGAAAAGCTGTTTCATtagatgatgaattattacctgaagataataatagtaataataatagtaataataatagtagtaataataataataccaatggAAATGATAGTAATgaggatgaagatgaagatgatgaagataataataaaaataaaaaatcaaagaaatctaaaaaagctaaaaagaaatcaaaaaaagttataaattCACAAATGTTTAATGAAAAGAGTgatgaatttgtttttggtttagtaaataaaaataaaaagaaatcaaaaccTCAAAAGTTTATAGAAtctgaagaagaggaagaagaagaagaagatttaaaagaaaataaaaatttatcaaatgatgatgatgatgatgatgatgataatttaaattctgaagatgaagatgatttaTTAGTAACTTCAATGTTAAAGAATTTTGTtttaacaaaagaaaaaaagaaaaatttaaaagaacaaagagaaaaagaagaaaaagaaaataaaattcaagatgatgaaaatgagaGTGAACaagatagtaataatgaagaCCGTGAggatgatgattatgatgatgaggatgaagaagaagatgaggAAGAGGATGGagataaaaaagttaaaaaagataataaaaaagataataaaaaaaataccacaacaactacaacgaccacaacaacatcagctacaacaacaacaaagagtAAAGGTAAagcaaaagaaaaaagagaaaagaaagaagagaaaaaacaacaacaacaacaacaacaaggtCAAactggtggtagtggtgaatcattattttgtAATGTTTGCAAAGGTGAATTTCCAAGtagaaataaattattccAACATATAAAAGAAACTAAACATGCTCAAGCTGTACCTTCTTCAGGTGTTAGTAGtggaaataaaaagaagaaataa